GGCGTCAGCGTGAACGACTTGTGAGAGGCTGGTCGTAGGCAGCGTGTGGTACTGGTAACAAACCTTTAATGGATGCAGGAATGTGATAGAATATTCCGCGACTCACGCAGTCGGAATATTACCGGGACTGTAACACTTGTTAAACAGTTTCAAATTCTTTCCTGTGATTGCATACGAGTTCCGTAAGCTATCAATAAGTATGCCATACATCGATTCATCACTTGTAAATGCTTCACTAGAgacattttttcatgtccattatCACACTCAAAGGTAGGTTCTGTCTGAAATACTTCATTCAGTAGATCTTCATACTCAGATTTTCGTTTATCAAACACTACGTCAATGTTACGTAACATAGATCCACCACATGCGTGTTACTGAACACCCTAAAGTAAGTATGACAGCCACGTATTAACTTTAACTTGGTGTGTTCATTTATACTCTGGGGTAAATGTAACATTTTGTGTACTTAATGAGCACTTTAATAAACGGCTTGTTAGAACAttcagtgaagcaactgattcgaTATTCGccgagtttgagtgaaatgaaacttgTCAAAACAACGAAAAACAAAGGtactgaaacacaccagcacagGGTGTGATTCAAAACACCCAAACCATGACAGCGTAGTGCAAGTGGAAGAcagactatatgtatattataaaaacctgtcgacgaaggacagtaaaacaactagaacatcacaatttgaaataaaactagtGTCGaacgttaaaactaatatcactatctcgacaatacaatttaaaaacaggctatagatcaccaacaacagaaggtagatcaccagactaggaACTAAGTATACAAGAGATGTTTGTACAATAGATTAGGGATGAGAGCTGAATGGATAACTGAATAAAAAACTATGTAACAATAATTAGCAGGATTAATTACTGTTCACTACATTCTAATCAATGGAATTAACACGGAGTGATGGTTATATCaacacagaccctgaagcaagtTAACGCTTGTGAACACAACATGGCGAAGCTAAGACTACTATGGGTCACGTAGTCAAATCGGCGAATGTATCGAGAGCAAaacactacatttcatttaggaTTATTAATAGATTTTAGTAATGAAATCGAGTAGAAGAAAATTCCTGACACTTAGATAATCTTGTGTTCTGACCAGTATAGACTCGAGTTTAGTTTGACCACAGACAACATTTGAAGCTATCCTATATCTTGTAAGTGACGTATGCATCCATCTCCAAACGTGGATGTGTAACAGGTCATGTGACCAGAGGATGTTACAACCAGAAAACTACGTGCTTTGATCTTCCCTGCAAACGTCCAATTTGCTGGTGTTTCTCCTGTCCTTATATATTATCCATATGACTGTATCCTTTCATCTCTTTTCATCGAGCTTTTCATACATGGGTTATTAGAATAAGGATTAATATGATTCCTATGCGGCTGTGTTCTATGTTATCTTCCCTGTCGGTGCCAGGATGTTCCACAAAAAGCTGAAATGTAGTACATTTTGTAGCCCTGCACAGCGTTCAAACTGGTCATCTCGGAGTCAgtatattatcattaagtgatgtttttgtgtttgattgAGAAACGACAGTGAGACAAAACTGGTAGTGTGGTATTATTTAAACGTGCACAACCAAACACAAACGCACTCTGCGGCGTCGTATGAAAGTCGTAAAGTCTACGTGAAACGCCATTTCACCGATCCGCATCTTGGTCAACACGGAGATACGAAGATAACTGCAGTCTTCACGCCACATCCTGTGTTCCTTGAATACAACTACGACATGCAATATAAGTCACTCAGACAGTTACAAACCGCATTACATACAGGACCAGATATATTCGTAAGCACCATCGCCAACACCTTGACTTCTCGTCATATTAGTCTCAGAATCTTACGACTCGTAGAGAAGTCGGGACGGTTACTTCAGCAGAATTGGTGATAACGTCGTCGGTTGCAAAATCTTTGGAAGAATATCCACACAAGGAAGCTTCGCACATTCAGGATATTTAAAGAATGTTTTTGTCAGAAAGTGTCAGGATCTCGCTGTTCCAGTGTTCTGGCTTTGAAATTTAAAACGTTTGATCTGTTTTTGCATTATTAGAATGTTTAAGTATTCttatgaagattttatggatatcaacttctttttatgagaacacaacgtttcggagttaatgcttactccttcatcaggtgatatccataaaatcttcattcttatgcatttcacttctaaatgcccgtCAAAGACTTTAAGTATTTTGTTATGGATTTTTGACGGTGTTTACATAACAATGGATTCACAGAAATGCTTCATTATAGTTGGATATGGTTTTGTTGGCGTATAAGATTCATAGAGCTGGTTCTGTTTATTCTGGTATGTTGGTGAGTCTTTAGTTGAAATGCTCCGGCGTGAACAAGTAATCAGATTCAGGTCTCATGTATCAATAAATTTAAATCATAAATCAGAGTTTGTTTCCCAGTACGTATCATATTGAAGATTAACGTTTATCAGGGCAGTTATTTACATCATGATGCTTGACGCTGTAAACAAATAGAAATACTGAACACTTTTGAACATAAAGATTACGTCACCGCAAGACCGAGCTAATAAATAGTGACATACCTACAGCATGTAAAGTATGGGTGATTGTTTACATCTGCATTAAATCTGTCTTTTTTACCGTCTGTCATAATAACTTATATGAGTGTATCCATTTTATATAAATTCATATTTAGCttatatatatgcataattTCCAAAAAACAATGTCGAGGTGTATAAAGGTAACAAAGGGTCCTGGGGACACACGGCCACAGTAGCAATAAACCATGGAGTTTGTCACAAGTGAGTACTGGCGTCATTAATGCATAGACGTCTGGAAGTCGTGTGTTCTTATGTAGAAACCTGGAGATGCCTACcacataattcaaaatgaatgagacaattactactactactactactactactggtgctactactactactactactactgctattactactactactactgctgctgttgctgctgctgctgatgatgctgatgttgctgctgctgcggcTGCAGTTACTGccacaacaactactactagtAATGCTGACGATTCATTCATTGTCGGTGTAAGCATACATCGACTAAAGGCAGTTGTTCGTTATGCCGATGACACAGATACGATTCCTCATATAAATGCAACATGAGGCGTACGTGTGTGATTCCCCTACCGCGGAATATCTGGAATACAGCTGAAAAGTAGACATTGTGTAACTCTCACATTACATACATGTCATTAGGTACCCTAGAAAGTCGTACTGGTAACACGAATCGTATGTAGAGATCAAATTGCATGGAAACTACAGTGGAAAACAGGGACACCGCAACTCCGTTGAAATATCACATTTTGTCAAGCTTTGTGCAACAGATCTTTCTTTGGCGAATACTTCGATCTACTGTTTCTGTGCCGAGGAGGTGTTTATTCAGTGGTGACTATGAGTTTTCAGAGAGACCATATATCAATATTATCCCTTAATTACAGGATTAGAAGGACCTCATGTTAGGAGTCCATGGCAGAAGGAAAAGTGTTGTCTTGTAAAGTCAAGCTCTAATGCACACGAGTGTTTGTTTAGCATTGTAAACTTCGTGTAACAGGATTAGACTAGATTGGTGATGGTAACTTAATCCTCCCTTTGGTATGCAATGGTTCATCACAGGTCAGTTGTGGAGTGTATAATTCGTTTTTTTGTGTGAGTTCTTctttgggttttgtttgttatacCATATCTGCTATAAGGAAATTGACATCAGACATATACCTGTTGACGCCCCTAATATACTGTAACAGAACCTTAGTGTCTGTGAAACGTACCACCAAAATACATCCCATAGTTTTTGTGCGTGTGTCACATGCTGTAGTGCTTCACATATGCTCAATAAGGCTTTCAGGATTTTTGTCACTTTACGGAAGTTCGATTAATCTCTGAACCAATTTATCTGACGGTCGTATTGATTCTGCTTTCATACAATTGTCATTAACTTGATTTTATTCGGTATATATGAGCTAGCAATaagacatttgaaacattcgGCCGCTCTTTGGCATTGTGGAAACTAGCAAGAGGTTACATGCACAtaaaatatgtcacattttgGGAATGCTCGAACAGGTATCAATAACCCTACATGTTGCCAATCGACCACATCATTTGCCAGTTCAAATAAAAGACCATAGAGTCGATTGATCCGAAGCCAGGTTCAACCGGGAACCCAAATGCGGCTCGTAAACCAGACTACTTCAAAACGAGTTGTGGGTCAGAAGATTGGGAATCGTCCCCGTGCCACTCTTAGAAATGCCAGTGGCCACGTACGTGTTGGTCTTTACAAATCGCCATAGTTCCATCACACGTCAGTGACGTACACAATTGTAATCAGCACGAGTCACACCGTAAGATGAGCTTCAGTCCTTAAATGTCGTTTGTGCTGATGGAAAAAGGAGCATCAAGCCAATGTGAACCTCAAACCTTTTAAGCTGACCGCcgacacatagctggaatattgctgagggtggcgtaaaactgaatttaattcattcattcaatataGAGAATATTGCTGCAGATCAGTTACGGAGACCAGTGGTATTATTGTGACTTTCCTTTAACACACTGAACATGTCTGGGACATGAGAGGGAGGCATGTGCGTCAACGTCACAGGCAGTTCCCCATGTTAGCAGGGCTTGACCATGTTAGCAGGTGCTGTAAGAGAAGTGGGTCGACTCCCTCAAATCTCTAAAACGTATCATGCTTAATGTATTGCACACTACAAACAAATCAACTCTCCCTAGGCCTCATCGTCCTTCAAAATCGTTGGCTGTAACACTGTCTATATAATACCATGTTCCTATCTTTGAGTGTATTCTGACGTTTTGAGCGTATGATACAATTTAATGTGCTATGCATGTTTGATGATGAAACTATAGTGCATTACGTTCATTTCGTGTATTGAgcatgtttgtgtttatgaaGTATATGTTTTTGTACAATGCATGTTTTAGTCTGTGTGTCAAGTTGGGATAGAATGAAGAGTGTGTAATTGTAAGCTTACACTATGTGACAGTAAATGACGTATGTCGGTTTATGTGATGAATGATTTCGGTGTACATCGTGTTGACTGTATGAAGGAACTGGTGACTACTTGTGTGTTTGCGTGGACCTGAACTCCTGCTGGGACGTTTTCGTATTTCAAAGAAACCATGTATCAATATTATCATGTAATTATCTCGATCAGGTGACAGTGTAAGCTGTGTATTTCAAAGAGACGGTGTATCAATATTATTATGTGATTACCATGACCGGCTGGCGAATTTATTCGTGAACCTAATCTGACAGGCGTGTTTTTCTTGGGCATTATACAGTATGTTCTCCGACATCCTTGACTTTGCTCTGCGTGACTTAGGTGGTGGAAGTCATCACACGATGAAGTAGGTGATCCCATTACTCAATGtaatgataaaatattacaACATATTTGTCAGTTTCCACATGTCTCAAATAACACAAATGACCCCATGCGTGCTCATGGTTGCATTTCACAAAGTTGAAACATtcacacaatatttcagcaaaattctTCAGACATGACTCACTCACCTAATATCACAGTTTAAGAGAAAGATATACAACTGTTCATCATTAGACTTAGACAGGGTAATTCTCTTATTTTGATGAAGTTAGTTGGAAAGAAATTTTTGCAAATAACCAACATCGATTCTTTAGTAAACACGTTTACCGATTTTATTAGATACTTGTGATGGGTTTAGTTCAGATGAGACCGTTGCGATTAGAAACAGAGATAAACCATAGATGACAacagaaatatgaaataaaactaaTTCGAAAACAGAATCGCAAGCATAAGGTTACCAAACGACGTAATTCTTCAGCTGACAGGACACGGATTAAAAGTGTTATCAGCtataaataaatggtttaaatGGTTTATTTTGCTAAATTGGATACTATTATCGATTAATCCTCATGAATAAATGTTAAACGTCAAAGCACGAAATGGCttgtgtaatgtaatgtaatcttGTCCCAGTCAACGTTTCGTCTAGTAATTCGTACATATTGAGAAAAGTTACAATATATTCGCGTAAAACAACCCAGTTTCACCAAGCGCAGTAGATCTTGTGAATGTTTATCAAACGGCATTAAAATGTACAATCTAAAAAACCCATTTACTCTGTTTTGCAATGTCGTAAGTGAAGCTCAGCAAGTTTCACACTCAGCGTCCAAAAGGCAAATCCAGAGTGTGGGTTGGTTTCGTCAAAGACGATATGAGGTCGCACAGGTACAGTGTAGATGTGACTACAACCAAATGGTACATTAATATTTGGTTGTAATCATATTTAGCTTGATGATTTAAGACGTTACATTGTTCACCGCAATCAAACTGAAGTTGAAATTTGGGCGTCAAAGATGTATGTTAATGAGTGGCAAAGGAATTAaggatatgtatttgttttgcaaGTCCGGGTGCCGATGAGAGGATGTAGTTAATATGGaccatgtgttgttttaaggtgCATTTTATGGGATGTAGTTCTATGACAGATCACTCGGCTCCTCTTGTACTATTCAAGGAACTGTTTAGTATACACGCCACGATGCGGCGGtctaaattgaaaaaaaaatgtattgcACGTTTTTTGAAAGTGTGATGTTGTAAAGAATTATTCCATACAAATCATTCCAATAATCCTCCACGCTTTAACTGTAGCTTGTTCATTTATCACATAATGGCCACTGGTCAGTTAGGTGATGTATAGTGGAGTCTATTGTATGTTGTTTGTGTCACAAAAGTGAGTGTACTGACAAGCCAAGATTTAAGCGTAAGGAGGATAATTGACTTTAAGCATGCTAAAACAGTGAGCAGATCAGAAGCTGATACACCTAAACATCACACACTGTCTCAGATGACTTAGGCTGAAACTAGACTAGCTTGTACTTTGGCTGAATCCAGACTGGCTTGTTGTTGCCGTCGTCATCAGCGTCTCCATTAGAAACCAGTGGGTGTGCACACAAGATAAGGCTAAGGCTCTACAACGTTGAAACCAGTTGACTGAAGATATATATGAACAAGTAATTGTTAGATAATCAGTTGCATGTGCAACCTCTCACACATCTGAAGTATTTTCAGAAGACCATTACACGAGAGTGGTAATACACAGACAGacgtggtgtgtggtgtgtacgAGCGATTCACAGTAACAACAATTGTAAGTACCAAGATAGTAGTTATTGTCAGATTTCTCTTTCTTTGATCTCTTCTGCTAAGAGAAATTGTTATAACCTTCTTATATGAAAAAGGGAAAGAACATGGGCAATATTGTTTCTTTACCTCCTTGATTATGTTGGTTTTGGAAAGTATCCGAAAAATTGTCATTGTTTACAGATCCAGTTAGGATATTATACCATATTAATCAATGCGAAACCATGAAATACGCTATGATGAGATTTCACCGTGCTGTAGGTTCCACGTGTTAGTTTTAAAAGAAAAAAGTTAACTCTTGTCTCCGTTTCTTTCTCCTAATTGAGTTTGCGTGTTTTCCTTCAAATCTTACACGGAACATTTCAACCTATGGATCAGCTGGTTGTCGAGATAAGGATAACACCTACCACAGTCTAATCAGTAAAATATCGATACCATTGATTGGAAGATTTCTAGATCATTTACATTAGCTGAATCACACGGTTTTACGAGGATGGTCGattttgaattattttcatgaaagtGAAAATTCATATGCATCACATACCACTTTCACAAGAAgtaattgatttttttttaaaaattgtaacaaaacaataatattatgCGTTCACGTGTTCAGGATGCCTGTCCACTACATACTACAAGTGAATAGGACAAGGAAGCGCCTAGAATTCAATCTAAGTCTGATGGTGATATATGATAAAAACTAGATGTCGATGAAGGAATAAGCAAGTACTTCGAAACGTTGTTTTCCTCACAAAAACGAAGTTTACGTCTGTAACATCCTCTTATGTGTATCGCTTCTAAGTGCCATTCAAAGACCTGACAAGGTACGGTTTGGAGAGTTTGTGACCTTGTCTCTCAACAAATTCTCATTTCACTACAATTAACAAATAGCCATAATgtattacaatatcctgcccTTGGATTAAAACATGATTTGATTAGTTTCAAACAATTAGGAAGAAACAGACACTGCCATGCCTGCAGCATGTACAACGTGTGCCTCACAATAACTCAAACATGTGCATGCCCTGACGTACTAAAGAAAAGCTTGTATTGTTAACGGTGGATACGGGTTACAGTTACGTTATGTATTACTATTGAATCGGATTTAGAATAGTCTCATAGTTACTCTGTAAAGCCATGTATTATAACAGCTGACTGAATAGCCGTTAACTAGTAATTAGTAGAATTAATTACTTCATTCTAATCGGTGAAATATGTCCCAAGTGATTACTATATAAATACACACCCTGAAGCAAGTTACCGCTTGTAAAAACAACATGGCGGAACCGAGACTACTCTAGGTCACGTGGTCAAGTCGGACCGAAGTATTTATAAGAAAGGTGAATATGGTACTAGCAGTCAAGCTACAAACGGACGAACCGATCGTGATATAAATTTCTCTAAAGTTCAAGTTGTATTCGGAGGTCATCAAAAGATGGACAGGAATAGTTCGTGTCTTGTTCTGGTGGATAATGATTTCCTAGACAGTGAAAGTGGAGGTGAGTTGTTACTACATATGAATTCCTGATTGAACTGATAATAACTTAAACAGTTCATACCACAGAGAAAAGATAAATTATTTAGCTTCAGATAAAGCAGAAAACAGAATTTATCCATGATGTCTACTTGAGATCATGAGTTTGTTTTGCTGATGACCCCAGACAATATTCATTTAGAAGGTAATTTATCACTTAGAAAACCAGTCCTAAAGAGTCTGTAGCTACCATTATACTAATCATATCAGATTTGCAATTTGTACCACAACTCGCCGAAAGGTCAGTTATGAAGACCTTGTATCGAGTTGTTGAGGCTGGATAATGCACAGGTCGTCAGACGGAGTTGTTCCATATTATGGAGGCGTCTTGAGTATATATCTTCTGATATCCGAATTCTGATTTACAACGTAATTGAAGTTATGTCAGCCAATGTCGCAGATAatgttttgtcatttatttcagtcaaaacacaaaaaaacggCTGTGAATTCAGCCTACAGGGTTTTCTTGCAGTGTTTCACGTTGCGATGTTTCGCATTGGAATGATTTTTACATGTGTCAAGTTGACACATCCCCTAATTCATCCCCTAATTAACACTGCTGTAATTTTACATTATCCAGTGGACAATGAACAGTTAACAAACAATTTTCACAATCATGGAAAGCGCTTTGTTGCcatcatatattatatattaaacATTAATTTTCATTGGTTATTCTTTGAAGAGCTGATGCATGCACATTTCTTTAAATGTTAATTCATTCGGTAATTAAGGTCCCTGATCAGGGCAGGAGGATTAAACTGCCAATACTATGATTAGTTTGGAGTATTTTACAACGTTCACTTTGCTGGATGTTCCCAGAGATCTTGGATATTTACGGATTTCTGCTAcaattgtgtattttgtttccaCTCTCACTTGATCTCTGTACTGTGTCTGTTTCCAGGAGAATCATCGTCGGGTTATGAATCCAGTGACTCTTCCAATTTAGAGTCAAGCCCCACCCCATCTCACCGTTCAAATCTCTCAGCTCACAGCCATGTGATGATCTTCAGAAACACTGCCGGTCTTCAGGATAGCCTCGCTTTCATTCTCAGTATGCCCGAGTTGTGCGATATCACTTTCCTCGTTGGCAAAGATCAAGTTCCGGTTTATGGGGTCAAGGCCATTCTAGCAACTCGTAGCAGGTAAAGTAGAAAGCCGTTATGTAAAATATTACGTGAGCGAGTAAGCGAgcgagtttagtcttacgccgcaatcaacaatattccagctttatggcggtggtctgtaaataatcgagtctggaccaggcaatccagtgaccaacaacatgagcagtgatctgcgcaattgggaaccgatgacatgtgtcaaccaagtcagcgagcctgaccccccgatcccgttagtcgcctcatacgacaagcatagtcgccttttatggcaagcattggttgctgaaggtatattctaccccgggaccttcacgggtctaaaatATTATGTACATCTAACAGACATCAAGCTCATGAGGACATGGTTTGACGGCAAAGATAAGAACTCTTCTTCATCTTCAGTTGTGATTCGTTTAATCTGTTAaataattaagaaaatatacaagTCCAATACTGTATACACAACTATTCCAGGTCTTTATATCAACTGGTCCTGTACCATCAAAGACAGTCTGAACTGGCAAAGACGACTAAGAAGAGATTCAAGAAACAGAAACCCTCTCCCAACCCAAACACACTCGTCATCCACGTCCCTGACTACGAGGCGGAGACTTTCAGAAGGTTCATCACCTTCGTCCATTCAGGCAAGGTTAAGGTCGACATCAACCATGTTGTCGGTAGGTTCTTAATAATTTGAATGTCAATGGGAAACAGAACGTCATAATTACACCATGAAGATACATCATAAAGCTGCAAGTTTAACCCACGTCCACATTGTATTTCAGGCCTTCTTTGCGCATCAGAGGAGTTTCAATTTCCTGATCTCCGCAATGCTTGCAGGGACTTCATAGACAGATGTCAAGGCCATAGTCAGAGGAAAATGTTTGGAGAAACAGCCAGACAGTATGTTAACGAAGTACCTGCTTCAAAGCTGCTAGCCAAGGTATATCTTTAACCATATTTTAATGACTCTAAACCTTGAAACATCGACATTTAgtataaacattattatcaaacgtgtcaatatcaatattttgatttgattttgtcttttacaGTTACCATGAAAGCTACGTCGTAACCTAAGTGTACAAGACTAAAGGCTAAGCACAGTCCGCGGTCGACGCACCGAAGTGGTGACAATGATCTGAATAGACATGCCTTAACGACAGCTCCCACAGAAGGTGTGAATGCACCCAAAGCTGGCACAGCCATCTATACGTCGTGTCCCAAGTTCAGATGAAGATAGAACATGGATGGTATACTATGCAGTTGACGTTCAAAAAGCTGCAATATCTGCAAGGTCCTCTGACCAGAACAGAGATTACAATCACCTTACTGGACCTACTCACAGGGCCAACTCATGGAGATTCCATTCATGCAATCTTATGACCTTGTATTCCTTATATTTAGAGACGTGTCACTATCACGTTGACTATATTCATACATATGATAGCGAAATAAATGGCATTCGAATTATGTTCTTTTGTGTTCTCTGTTATCCAAGTATTCTTACCGTTTACACCACTTTGATTAATATTTACACTAGGATATAAAGGTATGGGACTTGTTGACCTGCATCAACGTCAACCTACAACTAACAATGCTCTTCGCAGAGTCATGATAGTGTAACCGTGTAGAGTTACTCAGTTATGCTAGCAGTGGGGAATAGGGAGGGCATCAGCTAAGACTGATACGGGCGAGAACACACATACTCACATAAATTTCGTCACAGGAAAGAAAGTTTCAATCTAACCTTAAAACCTTAACCCCTAATGTTTCAAACCTTGACTCACTGTCAACTGTTCACATCAATTACAGCAACATAATACAGGCACAAGCCACTTGTACTCTTACCCAAAACAACTGATAAATAGCACACAGCTCTTTTATGACACATAGTCTATATGACAATTCCGACTGTACCATGAACATGAGGTCATCGCTCGTATTCACGTATATCATTTCCGAGAATGAGTGggtgcgtttagttttatgccgcactatCACAGACTGAGTAATGTAATACGGCGGGAACActagaaactggcttcacacatacccacgtggggaatccaaaccgggtgttcggcgtgacatGCGAACGTACTAACCATTAGGCGGACACACCGCCCCTCCCCAGTGGTGGGACGAGTCTGAGTCCAATGCCAGTGCAAGTCAGCTGTTCACCTGGTAAATGCGGAAATCATTTACTCGCCTACCATGATACATTCTCATATGTCCACAGATGCCTCAAAATTTTCAACTTTGATCAAGCAACATTTTCTTAAAGGGTATTTGAACTTCTTAAGTTGTGAAAGAACTTCAATGTTGAAGCTGCAAGAATATTCTTCGATAATATTAAACACTGTAGAGTAGCTTGACCATGGAATATTTGTTGAACTTGTGGTTGTCGCTCTTTGATGAATTCCCAAAGAAATAAGCCCGATTAATCCGTCTTAGTTTTAAACAGAAGCTGTTGTGGTTTATTTTGCATTGAACTAtttttcgtttgtttttgtATGTGCGGAGATGAAcgttctactactactgctgctgccgctgctgctactactactaccactactactgctgctgctgctgctgctactactactactgctgctgccgctgcgataaatactactgctgttactaccaatgctaatgctgctgctgctgctactactactaccactactactgctgctgctgctgctgctactactactactgctgctgccgctgcgataaatactactgctgttactaccaatgctaatgctgctgctgctgctgctactactactaccactactactactgctgctgctgctgctactgctactactactactgctgctgctgctgctactactactactgctactgctgctgctgctactactactaccactactactgctgctgctgctgctactactactactgctgctgctgctgctactactactactgctactgctgctgctgctactgctactactactgctgctgctgctgctactaatactactgctgctgctgctgctgctaccactactactacaactgctgctgctgctgctactactactactactgctgctgctgctactgctactactactgctgctgctgctgctactactactactgctgctgccgctgcgataaatactactgctgttactaccaatgctaatgctgctgctgctgctactactaccactactactactgctgctgttgctgctactactactgctgctgccgctgcgataaatactactgctgttactactactaccactactactgctgctgctgctgctgctactactactactgctgctgccgctgcgataaatactactgctgttactaccaatgctaatgctgctgctgctactactactactgctgctgctgctgctgctgctactaccactactgctgctgctgctgctgctactactactactgctgctgccgctgcgataaatactactgctgttactaccaatgctattgctgctgctgctgctactactaccactactactactactgctgctgctgctgctactactactactactgctgctgctgctactaccactactactactgctgctgctgctgctactactactactgctgctgccgctgcgataaatactactgctgttactaccaatgctaatgccgctgctgctg
This genomic stretch from Haliotis asinina isolate JCU_RB_2024 chromosome 4, JCU_Hal_asi_v2, whole genome shotgun sequence harbors:
- the LOC137281158 gene encoding serine-enriched protein-like; its protein translation is MIFRNTAGLQDSLAFILSMPELCDITFLVGKDQVPVYGVKAILATRSRSLYQLVLYHQRQSELAKTTKKRFKKQKPSPNPNTLVIHVPDYEAETFRRFITFVHSGKVKVDINHVVGLLCASEEFQFPDLRNACRDFIDRCQGHSQRKMFGETARQCLKIFNFDQATFS